One Malaclemys terrapin pileata isolate rMalTer1 chromosome 21, rMalTer1.hap1, whole genome shotgun sequence DNA window includes the following coding sequences:
- the LOC128827481 gene encoding phospholipase A2 inhibitor and Ly6/PLAUR domain-containing protein-like — MEASLAFCILAALLATGACLQCEVCFGLGVSCRGDLQTCAAGEDSCGVALTESTLAGIKTHSILKGCMPLSQCKASPVSVNFGQGMRTQTSFACCLGDTCRTSTITVPPANTTLNGRHCPACVAVFTDQCSEKTTQCTGDETRCVNIVETLTTGGNPVQMVMKGCASESVCAQIKLGSGTFAGISADLTTAKCTAASPRWR, encoded by the exons ATGGAGGCTTCTCTTGCCTTCTGCATCCTCGCTGCTCTCCTGGCTACGG ggGCCTGTCTGCAGTGTGAGGTTTGCTTTGGCCTAGGAGTGAGCTGCAGAGGCGACCTACAGACCTGCGCGGCTGGGGAAGACTCCTGTGGGGTCGCGCTGACCGAATCCACGCTGG CGGGAATTAAGACCCACAGCATTCTCAAGGGCTGTATGCCATTGAGTCAATGTAAAGCCAGCCCCGTCTCTGTGAATTTTGGGCAGGGAATGAGAACACAGACAAGCTTTGCCTGCTGCTTGGGAGATACCTGCAGAACAAGCACCATTACAG TGCCCCCGGCTAACACCACCCTGAACGGCCGGCACTGCCCAGCCTGCGTCGCTGTGTTTACTGATCAGTGCAGTGAGAAGACCACACAGTGCACTGGAGACGAGACCCGATGTGTCAACATCGTCGAGACCCTAACAACTG gtgGAAATCCAGTGCAGATGGTCATGAAGGGCTGTGCTTCCGAGTCTGTCTGCGCCCAGATAAAATTGGGTTCGGGGACCTTCGCAGGCATCAGTGCAGATCTAACCACGGCCAAATGCACAGCGGCCTCCCCGCGGTGGAGGTAG
- the LOC128826906 gene encoding phospholipase A2 inhibitor gamma subunit B-like, which produces MEASLAICILAALLATGSCLQCEVCDGPGNNCTGSMQTCTAGEDSCAFVLTEVIVVGIKTQSILKGCVTSSQCKAGPISMNFGNEVTSRSSIACCVGDACRTVNVTLPPADTKPNGRHCPACFALTTEHCLEETIECTGVETQCIDTIGIVTIVGSPTQMVMKGCISESMCLHLNVGLSAVAGISSNLTTNKCTVASGTVGVAPGPAGLLLPALAGLLLLKLLS; this is translated from the exons ATGGAGGCTTCTCTTGCCATCTGCATCCTCGCTGCTCTCCTGGCTACGG GGTCCTGTCTGCAGTGTGAGGTTTGCGATGGACCAGGGAACAACTGCACGGGCAGCATGCAGACCTGCACTGCTGGGGAAGACTCTTGTGCCTTCGTTCTTACCGAAGTCATAGTAG TGGGAATTAAGACCCAAAGCATTCTCAAGGGCTGCGTGACATCCAGCCAATGTAAAGCCGGTCCCATCTCTATGAATTTTGGGAATGAAGTGACATCAAGGTCGAGCATCGCCTGCTGCGTGGGAGACGCCTGCAGAACAGTCAATGTTACAC TGCCCCCGGCTGACACCAAACCCAACGGCCggcactgcccagcctgcttcGCTCTGACCACTGAACACTGCCTTGAAGAGACCATAGAGTGTACGGGAGTCGAGACGCAATGTATTGATACCATTGGGATTGTAACAATTG TTGGAAGCCCAACGCAGATGGTCATGAAGGGCTGCATTTCCGAGTCCATGTGCCTCCACCTAAACGTGGGTTTGTCAGCCGTCGCAGGGATCAGTTCGAATCTAACCACAAACAAATGCACAGTGGCCTCCGGCACGGTGGGTGTGGCTCCGGGACCAGCTGGGCTCCTCCTCCCGGCCCTCGCTGGTCTCCTCCTGTTGAAGCTTCTCTCCTGA
- the LOC128826907 gene encoding phospholipase A2 inhibitor gamma subunit B-like: protein MEASLVVCILAALLATGTCLQCEVCSGVGNNCTGSMQTCAAGQDSCAIFLTEVIVVGIKRQSVHKGCVTSSQCKADLVSMNFGSEMTTRTSVTCCVGDACRTDNVTLPPANTKPNGRSCRGCYMMNTDHCNEQTIACTGNETQCINNTGTITIGGKPTEMVMKGCVSASVCSHLKVGSSDFTGISFNLTRNKCTEASGAAGIAPGQAGLLLTALAGLLLLKLLS from the exons ATGGAGGCTTCTCTTGTTGTCTGCATCCTCGCTGCTCTCCTGGCTACGG gGACCTGTCTGCAGTGTGAGGTTTGCTCTGGAGTAGGAAACAACTGCACGGGCAGTATGCAGACCTGCGCCGCTGGGCAAGACTCTTGTGCCATCTTCCTTACTGAAGTCATAGTGG TGGGAATTAAGAGACAGAGTGTTCACAAGGGCTGCGTGACGTCCAGCCAATGTAAAGCCGACCTCGTCTCTATGAATTTTGGGAGTGAAATGACAACAAGGACGAGCGTCACCTGCTGCGTGGGAGATGCCTGCAGAACTGACAACGTTACGT TGCCCCCGGCTAACACCAAACCCAACGGCCGGAGCTGCCGTGGCTGCTACATGATGAACACTGATCATTGCAATGAACAAACAATAGCGTGTACTGGAAACGAGACCCAATGTATTAACAACACCGGGACCATAACGATTG GTGGAAAGCCAACGGAGATGGTCATGAAGGGCTGCGTTTCTGCATCCGTGTGCTCCCACTTAAAAGTGGGTTCGTCGGACTTCACAGGGATCAGCTTCAATCTAACCAGGAACAAATGCACAGAGGCTTCCGGTGCGGCAGGCATTGCTCCGGGACAAGCCGGGCTCCTCCTCACAGCCCTCGCTGGGCTCCTCTTGCTGAAGCTACTCTCCTGA